In the Topomyia yanbarensis strain Yona2022 chromosome 3, ASM3024719v1, whole genome shotgun sequence genome, one interval contains:
- the LOC131686875 gene encoding uncharacterized protein LOC131686875 — MYGTDGHLRDDLERLKQPDIATAYAQHLEAALPDEGELGVAPLEDCWRIVKAAINNVAEDIVGYEERRRRNDWFDKECRAVLEEKNAARAVMLQHGTRQNVERYKQKRRQQTRLFQEKKRRLEEAECEEMGLLYRSQDTRKIYQKLNASHKDDQGNGGFDYVSAVEDRNEPTTTLREVKDAIQQLKNNKAAGKDGIAAELIKLGPEKLATCLHRLVVKIWKIDQLPEEWKEGVICHIDKKGDHLEAGMIDLDPESRIKALSLHWEPSTEQLRYKIQHPPSATDAPLTKRVALSYIARLFDPLGLVEPVITSAKTFMHSLDLEERQR, encoded by the exons ATGTACGGTACCGACGGCCACCTTCGTGACGATCTGGAGCGACTAAAGCAACCAGATATCGCCACTGCATACGCGCAGCACCTCGAGGCAGCGTTGCCAGACGAGGGAGAGCTCGGCGTGGCCCCTCTAGAGGACTGCTGGAGAATAGTAAAAGCAGCCATCAACAACGTAGCTGAGGACATTGTCGGGTACGAGGAACGGagacgacggaacgattggtttgACAAAGAGTGCAGAGCGGTTttggaggagaagaatgcagcgcgagcggtcatgctgcagcatggaaccCGACAGAATGTGGAACGATACAAACAGAAGCGGAGGCAGCAGACACGCCTCTTCCAGGAGAAAAAACGCCGCCTGGAAGAAGCGGAGTGCGAAGAAATGGGACTGCTGTACCGTTCTCAAGATACACGGAAGATCTACcagaagctcaacgcatcccacaaag ATGACCAAGGCAACGGAGGATTTGACTACGTCAGTGCAGTTGAAGACAGGAATGAACCAACTACCACGTTGAGGGAAGTTAAGGATgccatccaacagctcaagaacaacaaagcaGCTGGCAAAGATGGTATCGCAGCAGAACTCATCAAGTTGGGCCCGGAAAAGTTGGCCACTTGTCTGCACCGGTTAGTAGTCAAGATCTGGAAAATCGACCAGCTGccggaggagtggaaagaaGGGGTGATCTGCCACATTGacaagaaaggcgaccatttggAA GCGGGTATGATCGACCTAGATCCAGAATCGCGCATCAAAGCGCTTAGTTTGCACTGGGAACCGTCTACCGAACAGCTCCGCTACAAAATTCAGCATCCGCCATCGGCGACTGACGCACCGCTAACGAAACGCGTCGCACTGTCGTACATCGCGCGTTTGTTTGATCCTCTCGGACTTGTCGAACCCGTCATTACATCCGCCAAAACCTTTATGCACTCTCTGGACCTTGAAGAACGACAACGATAA